A part of Caldicellulosiruptor owensensis OL genomic DNA contains:
- the trmL gene encoding tRNA (uridine(34)/cytosine(34)/5-carboxymethylaminomethyluridine(34)-2'-O)-methyltransferase TrmL, translating to MPINIVLHEPEIPYNTGNIARTCACTGSKLHLIEPLGFSLEDKYLKRAGLDYWQYLDVKIYRDLNDFFEKNRGANIFYYSTKGKQYYTQAPYEDNCYLMFGKETAGLPRWLIEQNIHRTYRIPMISDVRSLNLSNSVAIVLYEALRQLGFPNLV from the coding sequence ATGCCAATAAATATAGTGTTGCATGAGCCTGAGATTCCATACAACACAGGAAATATAGCAAGAACATGTGCGTGCACAGGAAGTAAGCTTCATCTTATAGAACCACTTGGTTTTTCTTTGGAAGATAAATATTTAAAAAGAGCAGGCCTTGATTACTGGCAGTATTTGGATGTAAAGATATATAGAGATCTGAATGATTTTTTTGAAAAGAACAGAGGAGCAAACATTTTCTATTATTCTACCAAAGGCAAACAATACTATACACAGGCACCTTACGAGGATAACTGCTATCTTATGTTCGGAAAGGAAACAGCTGGTCTTCCTCGGTGGTTAATTGAACAGAATATACACAGGACTTATAGAATACCTATGATAAGTGATGTGAGGAGTCTGAATCTTTCAAATTCGGTTGCTATTGTTCTTTACGAGGCACTAAGACAGCTTGGTTTTCCAAATTTGGTGTAG
- a CDS encoding chemotaxis protein CheX yields the protein MASVNVEYINPFIQASQQVLKQVANIDFKLGKVYVKEPTYKVNQVVVIIGMTGNIKGQVNFCMSIDTAKKIASMMMGGFPVSSFDELAKSAIGEMANMIMGNTSTLFSQKGLKVEITPPSILIGENMTLSTTKMINICVPLLLDNGDKIDMDVAFMEN from the coding sequence ATGGCAAGTGTAAATGTTGAGTACATCAATCCATTTATTCAGGCAAGTCAGCAGGTATTAAAACAGGTTGCAAACATTGACTTTAAGCTTGGGAAGGTGTATGTTAAAGAACCTACATACAAAGTTAATCAGGTTGTTGTTATTATTGGAATGACAGGTAATATCAAAGGTCAGGTTAATTTTTGCATGTCAATCGATACTGCAAAGAAAATTGCTTCAATGATGATGGGAGGTTTTCCTGTATCAAGCTTTGATGAACTTGCAAAAAGTGCGATTGGCGAGATGGCAAACATGATTATGGGGAACACATCAACGCTGTTTTCTCAAAAAGGTCTTAAGGTTGAAATAACACCCCCTTCAATTTTAATAGGTGAGAACATGACTCTCAGCACAACAAAAATGATAAATATATGTGTGCCACTTTTACTTGACAACGGTGATAAAATTGATATGGATGTTGCATTTATGGAAAACTAA
- a CDS encoding DUF362 domain-containing protein, which translates to MCKVAIVKCDTYEVQDVKNAILKGINLIEFELDRKDCVLVKPNLLMKKRPEDAVTTHPAVVQATVEVIKEKANRIIIADSPGGPYTKKRLESIYQAAGIKELEKLENVYLNYDTSYEDLDVENTAFKKLSLISPYFKSQGIVNLPKLKTHQMAVYTGAVKNLFGLVPGGQKAEMHFRFQDVRRFMEMLLEILTVAKPVLNIMDGIVAMEGEGPSAGKPKKLGILLISEDAIALDYVACKIIGLDIKDVPLLEVAKEKGFLKPEEIEVVGERIEDVAPSSFELVLRPEISFVKGRLPHFLASFLDGFLSPKPVFDKNICIGCAECFNTCPAQAIEMKSRKAYVDLKKCIRCYCCHELCPAKAIKIKRSFLFEKILK; encoded by the coding sequence ATGTGTAAAGTGGCGATTGTAAAGTGTGATACATATGAAGTGCAGGATGTGAAAAACGCAATTTTAAAGGGTATAAATCTGATAGAATTTGAGCTTGATCGCAAAGACTGCGTGCTTGTAAAACCGAATCTTCTTATGAAGAAAAGACCGGAAGATGCTGTTACTACCCACCCTGCTGTTGTTCAGGCGACAGTGGAGGTTATAAAAGAAAAAGCAAACAGAATCATCATAGCCGACAGTCCGGGCGGTCCATATACTAAAAAGAGGCTTGAAAGTATATACCAGGCTGCAGGGATAAAAGAGCTTGAAAAGCTTGAAAATGTTTACTTGAACTATGATACATCTTACGAAGACCTTGATGTTGAAAATACAGCTTTCAAGAAACTTTCATTGATATCCCCATACTTTAAAAGCCAGGGGATTGTGAATCTTCCAAAACTAAAAACTCATCAGATGGCAGTCTACACAGGCGCTGTTAAGAACCTGTTTGGACTTGTCCCTGGTGGACAGAAAGCAGAGATGCATTTTAGGTTCCAGGATGTTAGAAGATTTATGGAGATGCTACTTGAAATCTTGACGGTGGCAAAGCCAGTGCTAAACATTATGGATGGGATTGTGGCAATGGAAGGAGAAGGACCATCAGCAGGCAAACCCAAAAAGTTAGGAATTTTGCTAATATCTGAAGATGCCATTGCTTTGGATTATGTTGCCTGCAAGATTATTGGGCTTGACATAAAAGATGTTCCTCTTTTGGAGGTGGCAAAGGAGAAAGGATTTTTAAAGCCTGAGGAGATTGAGGTTGTTGGTGAGAGGATTGAGGATGTAGCTCCATCAAGTTTTGAACTTGTGTTAAGACCCGAGATATCTTTTGTGAAAGGTAGACTACCACATTTTTTGGCAAGTTTTTTAGATGGTTTTCTTTCACCAAAGCCAGTTTTTGACAAAAATATTTGTATTGGTTGTGCGGAGTGTTTCAATACTTGTCCTGCCCAGGCTATTGAAATGAAGAGCAGGAAAGCATATGTTGATTTAAAAAAATGTATAAGGTGTTACTGCTGTCACGAACTTTGTCCTGCAAAGGCTATAAAAATCAAAAGATCATTTTTATTTGAGAAAATACTAAAATGA
- a CDS encoding Cof-type HAD-IIB family hydrolase, with translation MYKLIAIDLDMTLLDRTKNISYRNKKAIELAKEKGVKIVLCSGRILKGVMYFAKVLGLHDQVIVACNGAIVRDLKKNKDIYYVGLENEKSIEIARICKENDIYYHYYFQDTMIARRLDYSSKFYYEKNRELPKEERIDIIIDDSEQTLKSCGNLITKFVIIDKDVEKVDHVREIIEKRLSGVETTKSDTNILEVMKEGVNKKRALEFVCSYLGIDPKEIMAIGDNENDLQMIEFAGLGVAMENAIEELKKIADFVTQSYEDDGVAKAIEKFVLGETINV, from the coding sequence ATGTACAAACTTATTGCAATTGACCTTGACATGACACTTTTAGACAGAACCAAAAATATTTCTTACAGGAACAAAAAAGCTATTGAGCTTGCAAAAGAAAAAGGTGTGAAGATTGTTTTGTGCTCAGGAAGAATTCTCAAAGGCGTAATGTATTTTGCAAAGGTTTTGGGCTTGCACGACCAGGTCATTGTTGCGTGCAACGGAGCAATTGTAAGAGACCTCAAGAAAAACAAAGACATCTACTATGTCGGGCTTGAAAATGAAAAGAGTATAGAAATTGCCAGAATTTGCAAAGAAAATGACATCTATTATCATTACTATTTTCAGGACACAATGATAGCAAGAAGGCTTGACTATTCGTCTAAATTTTACTATGAAAAGAACAGGGAACTGCCAAAAGAAGAGAGGATTGATATAATAATTGATGATTCTGAACAAACCCTTAAAAGTTGTGGTAATCTGATTACTAAATTTGTTATTATTGACAAAGACGTAGAAAAAGTAGACCACGTAAGAGAGATAATAGAAAAAAGGCTCTCAGGTGTCGAGACTACAAAGTCAGACACCAACATTTTGGAGGTTATGAAAGAGGGTGTCAATAAAAAAAGGGCGCTTGAGTTTGTTTGTTCTTACTTGGGGATAGACCCAAAAGAAATAATGGCGATAGGTGATAATGAGAACGACCTGCAGATGATAGAGTTTGCCGGGCTTGGCGTTGCAATGGAGAATGCCATTGAAGAGCTCAAAAAAATAGCAGATTTTGTTACACAGTCATATGAAGATGACGGGGTAGCTAAAGCGATAGAGAAGTTTGTTTTGGGGGAAACCATTAATGTGTAA
- the groL gene encoding chaperonin GroEL (60 kDa chaperone family; promotes refolding of misfolded polypeptides especially under stressful conditions; forms two stacked rings of heptamers to form a barrel-shaped 14mer; ends can be capped by GroES; misfolded proteins enter the barrel where they are refolded when GroES binds) has product MAAKMILFDEEARRALERGVNKLADTVKVTLGPKGRNVVLEKKFGSPQIVNDGVTIAKEIELEDPFENMGAQIVREVASKTNDIAGDGTTTATVLAQAMIREGLKNIAAGANPMILRKGIQKAVDVVVEEIRKMSKKVRGKEDITYVASISAGDEEIGKLVADAMEKVTNDGVITVEESKTTETTLEIVEGMQFDRGYISAYMVTDTERMEAVLDDPYILITDKKISTIQDILPLLEQIVQQGRKLLIIAEDVEGEALATLVVNKLRGTLQCVAVKAPGFGDRRKAMLQDIAILTGGQVISEELGLDLREVKLSQLGRARQVKVQKENTIIVDGAGDPSEIKARIQSIKKQIEETTSDFDREKLQERLAKLAGGVAVIHVGAATETELKEKKLRIEDALAATKAAVEEGIVPGGGTALINAIPALDKLIESLTGDEKTGALIVRKALEEPLRQIAENAGLDGSVIVNKVKESPAGVGFDALNERFVDMFEAGIVDPTKVTRTAIQNAASAAAMLLTTEAVVAEKPEKEKNPPAPAPDMY; this is encoded by the coding sequence ATGGCAGCAAAGATGATATTGTTTGACGAAGAAGCAAGAAGGGCTTTAGAGCGTGGTGTTAATAAGCTTGCAGACACAGTTAAAGTTACACTTGGACCAAAAGGAAGAAATGTTGTTCTTGAAAAGAAATTTGGTTCACCCCAAATTGTGAATGACGGTGTTACAATTGCAAAGGAGATTGAGCTGGAAGATCCATTTGAGAATATGGGTGCTCAGATTGTAAGAGAGGTTGCATCCAAGACAAACGATATTGCAGGTGACGGTACAACAACTGCAACAGTTCTGGCACAGGCAATGATAAGGGAAGGTCTTAAGAACATTGCAGCTGGCGCAAACCCAATGATTTTGAGAAAAGGTATCCAGAAAGCAGTTGATGTTGTTGTAGAAGAAATTAGAAAGATGAGCAAGAAGGTAAGAGGAAAAGAAGACATCACATATGTTGCTTCAATCTCAGCAGGAGACGAAGAGATTGGTAAACTTGTTGCAGATGCAATGGAAAAGGTAACAAACGATGGTGTCATCACTGTTGAAGAGTCAAAGACAACAGAGACAACTCTTGAGATAGTTGAAGGTATGCAGTTTGACAGAGGTTACATCTCTGCATACATGGTAACAGACACAGAGAGAATGGAAGCAGTGCTTGACGACCCATACATCTTGATTACAGACAAGAAGATCTCGACAATCCAGGATATATTACCACTTCTTGAACAGATAGTTCAGCAGGGAAGAAAACTTTTGATAATTGCTGAGGATGTTGAAGGCGAAGCATTGGCAACACTTGTTGTAAACAAGCTCAGAGGAACACTCCAGTGCGTTGCGGTAAAAGCACCAGGATTTGGTGACAGAAGAAAGGCAATGCTTCAGGACATTGCAATTTTGACTGGTGGTCAGGTAATCTCTGAAGAGCTTGGTCTTGACTTGAGAGAGGTAAAACTTAGCCAGCTTGGTCGTGCAAGACAGGTAAAGGTTCAGAAAGAGAATACTATCATTGTTGACGGTGCAGGCGATCCAAGCGAAATCAAGGCAAGAATTCAGTCTATCAAGAAGCAGATTGAAGAAACTACATCTGACTTTGACAGAGAAAAACTTCAAGAAAGACTTGCAAAGCTTGCTGGTGGTGTTGCAGTAATCCATGTTGGTGCTGCGACAGAAACAGAGCTCAAAGAAAAGAAACTCAGAATTGAAGATGCTCTTGCTGCAACTAAAGCTGCAGTAGAAGAAGGAATTGTACCTGGTGGTGGTACAGCACTGATTAATGCAATCCCAGCACTTGATAAGCTCATTGAAAGCTTGACTGGTGATGAAAAGACAGGTGCACTAATAGTAAGAAAGGCGCTTGAAGAGCCGCTCAGACAAATCGCTGAGAACGCAGGTTTGGATGGTTCTGTTATAGTCAATAAGGTTAAAGAGAGCCCGGCTGGTGTTGGATTCGATGCACTCAACGAGAGATTTGTTGATATGTTCGAGGCAGGTATCGTTGATCCAACAAAGGTTACAAGAACAGCTATCCAGAATGCTGCATCAGCTGCTGCAATGCTTCTGACAACAGAAGCAGTTGTTGCTGAAAAACCAGAAAAGGAGAAGAATCCACCAGCTCCAGCACCTGATATGTATTAA
- a CDS encoding co-chaperone GroES yields MKIRPIGDRILIKFKEREEVTKSGIVLPDTVKEKPQIAEVIEVGPGGIVDGEKVEMVVKKGDKVIVSKYAGTEIKIDGEEYTIIRQDDVLAIIED; encoded by the coding sequence ATGAAAATCAGACCAATTGGTGATAGGATACTCATCAAGTTCAAAGAAAGAGAAGAGGTAACAAAAAGCGGGATAGTTCTTCCAGATACTGTAAAGGAAAAGCCGCAAATTGCTGAGGTAATTGAAGTAGGGCCTGGTGGAATTGTTGATGGTGAAAAAGTTGAAATGGTTGTTAAAAAAGGTGATAAGGTAATTGTAAGCAAATATGCTGGTACAGAAATCAAGATTGATGGTGAAGAATATACAATAATTCGACAAGATGATGTCTTGGCAATTATTGAAGACTAA